The Hippoglossus stenolepis isolate QCI-W04-F060 chromosome 1, HSTE1.2, whole genome shotgun sequence DNA segment AACTCTCAGCAGTCGCAGCCTTTCGACCTCCAGCGAGGCACTCGTCAGGGCTGCCCCTTAAGCCCATTACTTTTTGATTTGGTCATAGAGCCGCTAGCAATCGCATTCCGCAGTAACCAAGACATTTCAGGGATTTGGAGGTGTGCATAAAATGTCCCTCTATGCGTACGATCTTTTGCTCTTTATATCTAGCCCAGCTACCTCTTTACCCGCCATGCTGTCAATACTCACTCAATTCAGCCAGTTTTCAGGATATAAACTAAATCTGCACAAAAGTTAACTTTTCCCTGTGAATGAGGAGGCTCTCCCGTTGAAGTACACCACCCTTCCCTTTAAGATAGCGGAGAAAGGCTTTACTTACCTTGGCATTACggttacaagaaaaaaaaaattcatgagGAAGGGTATCACGTTTTTAGGATCTTTTTATTAATAACAGATTTGCCACATTCTAGCAACTATCTAAAAAATGTGGCCTTCCGAACACTAACTTCTTCAGATGTCTGCAGACCAGACATTTTCTCGACTCTAGGATGCCAACTTTCCCCAAGGCACCTGAATCGATCGCTGCTGAGGTGTTGCTTAGGTTACATCCACTGCGCAAAGGTCTTATTTCAGTTACATACGACAAGCTGACAAATATAAGAAGTGCTCCTCTCAACAAAATTAAAACTGCCTGGGAGCAGGACCTTAATTCCTCAATATCAGAAGACTTATGGGACACAATCCTGAAACTGGTTAATTCCACATCCCTCTGTACCCATCACTGTCTACAACAGTTTAAGGTGGTGCAACAGGCCCACATGTCCAAAGCAAAATTGTGTCGTTTCTACCCTGATGTGAAGCCCTACTGTGAAAGATGTAAAACAGGCGAGGCCTCCCTTATACACTTGTTCTGGACTTGTCCTAGTCTCGGAAAATATTGGAGGGACATTTTTCAAACTTTGTCCCTAATCACCGGAGAGGTCGACACACGTCTGACTCCAACCAAGGCTCGCACATTGTCCTTTGCCTCCCTGCTGGCCAGGCGGGCAATACTTCTTAGGTGGAGGGACGCTGCCCCGCCCACCCTAGCTCAGTGGGTGAGGGACATCATAGTTTGTCTTCAACTTGAAAAGATCCGCTACTCAGTTTATAGCTCCAATGAGTTCCAAAGGGTATGGGGACCTTTCCTAAAATACTTTCAGAACCTTAAGTCAAGCCCTTGTCATGGTCCTTTGGTATTATAAAAGTATTACTGCTATTACTATtgttaataattataaatttttcttactttatagATCTGTTCgttttgggttttgttttgtttatcatCTGTCCCTCAGTTGACCTCTGCTAGTATTATACTTTGAATGACGAATTATTCTCCAATAAAAGtatttacatgaaaaaaaaattttaGTAGACCTTGGGCCTGGGCCATAGACATTGTCTTCTTTCCCAACTCTACTATCTCCTCATGATGTGAACTCCAATAACTTGTGTTCAAGATTTGCAATTTATTTTCAGCATCAGTAGCATGCAGTGAGTTACCTTCATTCCAtctgaagaagagaagagacagcCACTTCACCATACTCCATctacaacatgttttattgtgtagtCGACACAAATAATACACTGTTCCGGCTGAAGACAACTGGCATGAAGTAGACAACTGTGAGGAATGATttgtaaaaaccaaacaaaaatgGCTTACTGAGCATGACACTGAATCTATTTATATACTCAAATCAATTCACCAAAAgtttgaaacatgaaacaaaaagctttttttctttcataaatataaaaaaggggaaggaaggaaggcCACTATGGGCCTAAAGGGGGATAAAGTCTCTTTCACCGAGACAGCTTCACACTCAACAGAGTTATACATATCCCATTTTCTGTTATGGCACCAGCATCAAAGAATGCCCTGGAATTGTGGGTTTCCATCATGGATGTTTCACCTCAAACAGATTTAACAGAGCAAGTAGGTACTGAACCAACAAGTAAAATAGAATAAgagctaaacaaataaaaatacctAAATTAGAGATATATCTTGACTGTCACTTGAGGTATTGTGGATCAAAGCATTTCTGTACATTGTCtagtttttccttgttttttggAATAGTATGGAGAATCATATTAcataattacaaaaaacaaaaattgatCACATAGATTCTACATAAAAGCTGAGGATTTCAATAAGACATTTTTCTATTAGAAAATACCAAACTACAATGGCAGAATATTGACATTTATGTATAAAAATGTAGCAGCAAACATGAGAAAGCATTGATTTAAATCCataacattttttctttttacatgtaGCTGGAATTTATTTCCTATAGCAGCAGAATACAGGGAGTGTTTCTCTCCTATTCTCTATCCTTAATGTACAATCAGAAAACTAATTCACAGGGTTCCTACACAGTTTGACACTCTCAAAATTAAGTCATCCTGCTCACAATAATCTTTTACTCTTCACATTTGATAGGACACACCTACTTGCTCATGACACCATCCCTGTCCTGTGTAGGAACCCTGACTTGACAGCGTTAGGACACACCTCACTGTTGAGCCATCACCCTTTTTGCTCTTTGTCGTCTCACCCCTTGGTACTCTTGTCAAGTTTGCTCTCATCTTTTTAAGCAAGTCCCCAAGAAATGCAGCCCATGTCTTTTAGGTTTGTGCAAAATCACATTAATAGTTTCAACGCTCACCCTTTCTTTTAAGCTTCATCTGCATCCAAGATCCATGAGCAGTATTTGAACAGAGGTGGAACAATGGAGGAGATGCTCTCTTGGCAATTTAGAGGCAGACTGGAGTTTTAGGTTTACAAGCATTGATGGCACAGCTGCTCTTGAGTTAAATGTCAGTAGGTGAGGTCACGGCTAGCAAACTAGAAAATCcaagcttaaaaaaaaatactatatgaaaaagtattattttaattcttaCTTTAACTTCTGTGAGCCTTTGGCTCTGCGCACTGAAGATCAACTAACAATGATATTTCTTAAAATGCAGGAGAGGCTCTGCCTGTGTGAAATATTTGTTGGACTAAAACTCCAACCTGAGATTTAAAAGGCATGTTAAGTGATCCACTGAATCTACGAAACTTAAGTCAGTGTCCAGCAGCATTCAgtcttgttttaaaaagtatGTTTGCCATGCTGGTCACTTTTGTCTCATCAGATGAATCATTTGTACGCTGGTAACACCTGGTCAAAGCCCCATTCCATTTTCATGCTGTTTTACAAACTTTATCACTGTGATCTTTTTAGACAAGCCAGCAGTGCTGACcaaaagtgctttaaaaaaaagataaaccaaAGCTGGAATGGTATTAGGTGTAACTAAtcagacaaagaaaatataacTAGATGTGGATTGCTCTGCTTTTGTCTGCATCTACTTGATCTTATCAAATTGTAGTGAGGTGAAATGGGTTAAGTGTATGCAACCAACAAATGAACACAGAATTCCATTTGTACACACCTTAACCTCAGCAGTCCACAGTCCACAGGGTGTTAAAACAGAGCTTCTCACACTAGActtggttttaaaaaaacaaaaggtttggaAGAAAAGAGGTATAAGACTAATTGATAGAAGTGTCaaaaatgatatataataaAGTGACTAAACATAAGCAATCAGGGGTATATGACTGTCTACACtgcaacaagacaaaaaaaatgagcTTAAACAGGAAGTCTAAAACATTCTAGGTATAACAAAGATATGAAAAGAAGGCCTCTTCTCTATAGTACATGTCAGATTTCAGATGAAAACCTGAAGGCAAACTACAAGGACCTACTTTCTTGACACTTTGTGATGTTTTAGTAGGCAAGTTGAGTCTGCTGTAATTGTAACATTCCTAGTTTAATATTTGTGGGAACAAGAATAAAACAGCtagtaaaagtgtgtttttgtggcttCACCTCCAGCCCACACAGGTCATCAATATTCATAGTCTTTCTCCTGGCACTTGTCTAGTGTTCAGTTCATTTCCCAGGATGGGAGGGGACACTGGCAGGAAATGTAACGTGAGGTTTACTGCAGGGCCTGCAGAGGGCGCTCTGTTCCTTCTTGGCAGTCATAGCAGATGGCGTGCATGTGAGTGACATGTTGGATAGGATAGTAGACCAACAGGTTGAAGGGTCAGGGGAGGCTGAGTTAAACTGGGGCACACCCCTCTCCTCAGCAGTCTCTTCAACAACCTCTATCCATAACTGATCTTCGATCATCAGGTCATCGTGCAACGCAGCTGTTTGTAGTTTCAGATGTTTATGTCTCTGACGTCTGTTGGGGTGCAGGACAGGTCCACGTCGTCATCCATTAGTTTGGTTTCTGTTGTACTGCTATGTTGCTGAGCCTGCCGCAGGCTCGACTCTAGCAAAGACTCTATCTGCTCCTGACATGAACGCAGGCAGTCCTGCAAGCACAAAATCAACACTGAGCCAAGACCATGAAAAACTCATTCAAATATGGCTTTGGGAGTGTGACTGTTTGCATACCGGGTCACTGCGAATGACTTGCGACAGGAAGTTGGTGAGGTTTTGGGAGGACAAGGAGGCATCTTGACTCTTCAGGTAGAGACCTTGAACAGCTGCAACCACACTGCCCGCTGCCACCATGGATGGAGGACTGGCAATGAAGTTAACATCTATGGGACACAACacagtttgaatatgaaaaaatatccCTCTCATGTTCTTTTTTATAACAGCTTGTCTGTCAGAGCACAAATGATGGTTGAAcaactgttttctctctctctgccacccacactgagtctggttctactAGAGGTTTCTTTTTATCTCTACAGTCGCCAAAGTGGTTGTTCATTGTGcgaactgttgggtttctccataatttttaaggtctcgaccttctatgccttgagataatgtatattatgatttggcgcgATACAAATAATGCATGTATACATTTTGGCTGTACACATATAAATAGCAGAACTTCATATATCGACATGGGTGCATTACCTGTAGCACAGAGTGCCACAAAGGTCTGGGCATGCTTCCTCAGGATCTGCTTGGTGGACGGGTAGATCTTCAGCTTGGACAGGAAGTGTTCAATGAAGTCGTGGGGTGTGACTGAAGCCAGATCCCACTTCAGCTTGTTGAGAACCAGCAGTTCCATTTGCTGTGGATGGACCAGACCAAACACATTCACTCAAACTGACCCACttactgcaagagaaaaattaGCTCCTCCTCACATTTGCTGTAGCGTTCACTTACTACAGCTGTCACACTTTGTCATTTCAACACCATTTTGACTACAACCAAGGTTCTTGTattacttttttcattatttaaattattctaATATAATTTGCTCTTAAGTATTGTATGGTTCTTGTGTAATTTGTGAGTCTGGGATACAAGACATATCTACttcatacatgtatttattatatttacattaccATCTCTAAATACTACATGCACATGAAATATCAGGAACTGTCTCCCCCCGGATGGAATCACAGCAATGGcaacagaaacataaataaCTCAGCAGAGAACAGTGAGACTGTGGTTCTTCATGTTCAGTGCACCTCTATCATGaagccactggctgtcgctgtGAGTCTGGGTTTTCTTGGCAGTCACTGAGACCATTCATGAAATAAGAGAGGCCTTCTAGTCACCATGGGAAAGTCACAGACGGTAATTTAGCCACCACTCCACCAAAGCTGCATTTCTACTTTCTTCAATTTAACCATATTTATTCGTGTTGTTTCAACACAATCTATACTTAATGACCACGTGACATTGACAAATCAGATGAAGTTTAACACTGTTCTGGTCATGTGCTCTCCAATGTTTGCTGCTAATGTAGGTACAATGTGTGTTATACAACATCCATGACT contains these protein-coding regions:
- the ccnd1 gene encoding G1/S-specific cyclin-D1, whose protein sequence is MEDQLLCCEVDSIRRAYQDVNLLNDRVLHTMLKAEETYLPSPNYFKCVQKEIIPKMRKIVATWMLEVCEEQKCEEEVFPLAMNYLDRFLSVEATRKTRLQLLGATCMFLASKMKETVPLTAEKLCIYTDNSIQPGELLQMELLVLNKLKWDLASVTPHDFIEHFLSKLKIYPSTKQILRKHAQTFVALCATDVNFIASPPSMVAAGSVVAAVQGLYLKSQDASLSSQNLTNFLSQVIRSDPDCLRSCQEQIESLLESSLRQAQQHSSTTETKLMDDDVDLSCTPTDVRDINI